In Onychostoma macrolepis isolate SWU-2019 chromosome 06, ASM1243209v1, whole genome shotgun sequence, one DNA window encodes the following:
- the c06h1orf210 gene encoding type III endosome membrane protein TEMP, translated as MGSATHTVCLLLCFWVSGSCYTLQTVGPCTVNRETTAFDCSGKRLTSVPKHIWMNVSELDLSDNLLDLTHSNSFNRLNLFSHLVSLNLSGNYLPLLLKDHLYSLSSLKVLDLSRCKLAAVEANALVKLSSLQMLLLGNIQSTAVKDLRLSQFVELRGQQNNRQKVGDRGMMTRASKRMAQDDHSDGYSKDVNYGAFLRKLLASEPTPTTINGTTGEDPKTSSESWKVLVAVLGSAITLSVLIALMAKCKVVHKYLASYRHSRLSEVDTTSQCDPGNFEVGFSTQGGPGTRAAAPTHDIEDDDGFIEDNYIQASESVRAARAAALTDDEDEEEEIEFSIG; from the exons ATGGGGTCTGCTACACACACAGTGTGTCTGCTCCTGTGTTTTTGGGTCTCGGGATCATGCTACACACTCCAGACCGTGGGCCCATGTACGGTCAACAGAGAGACG ACAGCATTTGACTGCAGTGGGAAAAGACTTACATCGGTACCAAAGCACATCTGGATGAATGTAAGCGAACTGGACCTGTCTGACAATCTCTTAGATTTAACCCACAGTAACAGCTTCAATCGCCTTAACCTCTTCAGCCACTTAGTGTCACTGAATCTATCAGGAAACTACCTCCCCCTACTGTTAAAAGACCATCTCTACAGTCTTTCTTCTCTTAAAGTTCTTGACCTGAGTAGGTGTAAACTGGCCGCAGTGGAGGCAAACGCTCTGGTCAAGCTTTCCAGTTTACAGATGCTCCTCCTGGGGAACATTCAGTCGACTGCAGTCAAAGACCTGAGATTGAGTCAGTTTGTGGAACTCAGAGGACAACAGAATAACAGACAGAAAGTGGGAGACAGAGGAATGATGACCAGAGCATCAAAGCGCATGGCACAGGATGACCACAGTGATG GATATTCTAAGGATGTCAACTATGGAGCCTTCCTTCGTAAACTACTCGCATCGGAACCAACACCTACAACAATTAATG GCACAACAGGCGAAGATCCCAAAACGTCTTCAGAAAGCTGGAAGGTACTTGTGGCTGTTCTGGGGTCAGCTATCACCCTCTCTGTCCTTATCGCTTTGATGGCCAAATGCAAAGTCGTGCACAAGTATCTGGCGAGCTACAGACACTCCAGGCTCAGCGAAGTAGACACCACGAGTCAGTGTGACCCTGGAAATTTTGAGGTGGGATTCTCGACCCAGGGTGGCCCTGGGACTCGCGCAGCTGCACCTACTCATGACATTGAGGATGACGATGGGTTTATTGAAGATAACTATATTCAAGCAAGTGAGAGTGTGAGAGCCGCAAGAGCAGCAGCACTGACTGAtgatgaggatgaggaggaaGAGATTGAATTTAGTATTGGCTAG
- the ap1m3 gene encoding adaptor related protein complex 1 subunit mu 3 isoform X2, which yields MGNVDTNVIDNFMSIMMKREEDADLSPVVIHGSTHFLWIKHSNLYLVAITKKNINAALVYSFLYKLVEVFTEYFKSLEEESIRDNFVTVYELMDEVMDYGFPQTTDSKILLEYITQQGHKLEVGAPRPPATVTNAVSWRSEGIKYRKNEVFMDVIESVNLLVSATGSVLRSEILGCIKLKVVLSGMPELRLGLNDKVLFEITGREKTKSVELEDVKFHQCVRLSRFENDRTISFIPPDGESELMSYRLNTTVKPLIWIESVIEKFSHSRVEIKVKARSQFKSRSTANNVSILVPVPSDADSPKFKTTTGQAKWVPEKSAVEWNIKSFPGGKEFMMRAHFGLPSVESHELEGKPPITVKFEIPYFTVSGIQVRYLKIIEKSGYHALPWVRYITQSGDYQLRTN from the exons ATGGGCAATGTGGACACGAATGTGATTGACAACTTTATGTCCATAATGATGAAGAGAGAGGAAGATGCAGATTTGTCACCAGTGGTTATTCATGGCTCTACCCACTTCCTCTGGATCAAGCACAGCAACCTCTACT TGGTTGCAATAACAAAGAAGAATATCAATGCTGCTCTTGTATACTCCTTCCTGTACAAATTAGTGGAG GTGTTCACTGAATATTTCAAGTCACTGGAAGAAGAGAGTATTCGAGACAATTTTGTGACCGTATATGAGCTAATGGATGAAGTCATGGACTATGGATTCCCTCAGACCACTGATAGCAAGATCTTACTAGA GTACATCACCCAACAGGGGCATAAGCTGGAGGTGGGTGCACCGCGGCCCCCAGCTACAGTAACCAATGCTGTGTCTTGGAGGTCAGAGGGCATCAAATACAGGAAAAATGAAGTCTTCATGGATGTCATTGAGTCTGTCAACCTATTG GTCAGTGCTACAGGCAGTGTTCTGCGTAGCGAGATTCTAGGCTGCATCAAACTCAAAGTCGTTCTGTCAGGCATGCCTGAGTTAAGGCTCGGACTCAATGACAAAGTTCTCTTCGAGATCACAGGCC GAGAGAAGACCAAGTCTGTGGAGCTGGAAGATGTTAAATTTCATCAGTGTGTGCGTCTCTCTCGCTTTGAGAACGACAGGACTATCTCTTTCATCCCACCTGATGGAGAATCTGAACTAATGTCTTACAGACTCAACACCACG GTGAAGCCTCTAATATGGATTGAGAGCGTAATAGAGAAGTTCTCTCACAGTCGAGTAGAGATCAAGGTTAAG GCCCGCAGTCAGTTCAAGAGCCGCTCCACTGCCAACAATGTGTCCATCTTAGTTCCTGTTCCCAGTGACGCTGACTCccccaaatttaagaccacCACGGGCCAGGCTAAATGGGTTCCTGAGAAGAGTGCTGTAGAATGGAACATCAAGTCCTTCCCT GGCGGGAAAGAGTTCATGATGCGAGCTCATTTTGGACTGCCAAGTGTGGAAAGTCATGAACTCGAGGGCAAGCCACCAATCACAGTGAAGTTTGAGATTCCTTACTTCACAGTGTCAGGCATTCAG GTGCGATACTTGAAGATTATTGAGAAGAGCGGATATCATGCATTACCGTGGGTGCGTTATATTACTCAGAGTGGAG ATTATCAACTGAGGACCAACTGA
- the ap1m3 gene encoding adaptor related protein complex 1 subunit mu 3 isoform X1, which translates to MAASAIFILDLKGKVLICRNYMGNVDTNVIDNFMSIMMKREEDADLSPVVIHGSTHFLWIKHSNLYLVAITKKNINAALVYSFLYKLVEVFTEYFKSLEEESIRDNFVTVYELMDEVMDYGFPQTTDSKILLEYITQQGHKLEVGAPRPPATVTNAVSWRSEGIKYRKNEVFMDVIESVNLLVSATGSVLRSEILGCIKLKVVLSGMPELRLGLNDKVLFEITGREKTKSVELEDVKFHQCVRLSRFENDRTISFIPPDGESELMSYRLNTTVKPLIWIESVIEKFSHSRVEIKVKARSQFKSRSTANNVSILVPVPSDADSPKFKTTTGQAKWVPEKSAVEWNIKSFPGGKEFMMRAHFGLPSVESHELEGKPPITVKFEIPYFTVSGIQVRYLKIIEKSGYHALPWVRYITQSGDYQLRTN; encoded by the exons ATGGCAGCGTCCGCGATCTTCATCCTGGACCTTAAAGGCAAG GTGCTCATATGTCGAAACTACATGGGCAATGTGGACACGAATGTGATTGACAACTTTATGTCCATAATGATGAAGAGAGAGGAAGATGCAGATTTGTCACCAGTGGTTATTCATGGCTCTACCCACTTCCTCTGGATCAAGCACAGCAACCTCTACT TGGTTGCAATAACAAAGAAGAATATCAATGCTGCTCTTGTATACTCCTTCCTGTACAAATTAGTGGAG GTGTTCACTGAATATTTCAAGTCACTGGAAGAAGAGAGTATTCGAGACAATTTTGTGACCGTATATGAGCTAATGGATGAAGTCATGGACTATGGATTCCCTCAGACCACTGATAGCAAGATCTTACTAGA GTACATCACCCAACAGGGGCATAAGCTGGAGGTGGGTGCACCGCGGCCCCCAGCTACAGTAACCAATGCTGTGTCTTGGAGGTCAGAGGGCATCAAATACAGGAAAAATGAAGTCTTCATGGATGTCATTGAGTCTGTCAACCTATTG GTCAGTGCTACAGGCAGTGTTCTGCGTAGCGAGATTCTAGGCTGCATCAAACTCAAAGTCGTTCTGTCAGGCATGCCTGAGTTAAGGCTCGGACTCAATGACAAAGTTCTCTTCGAGATCACAGGCC GAGAGAAGACCAAGTCTGTGGAGCTGGAAGATGTTAAATTTCATCAGTGTGTGCGTCTCTCTCGCTTTGAGAACGACAGGACTATCTCTTTCATCCCACCTGATGGAGAATCTGAACTAATGTCTTACAGACTCAACACCACG GTGAAGCCTCTAATATGGATTGAGAGCGTAATAGAGAAGTTCTCTCACAGTCGAGTAGAGATCAAGGTTAAG GCCCGCAGTCAGTTCAAGAGCCGCTCCACTGCCAACAATGTGTCCATCTTAGTTCCTGTTCCCAGTGACGCTGACTCccccaaatttaagaccacCACGGGCCAGGCTAAATGGGTTCCTGAGAAGAGTGCTGTAGAATGGAACATCAAGTCCTTCCCT GGCGGGAAAGAGTTCATGATGCGAGCTCATTTTGGACTGCCAAGTGTGGAAAGTCATGAACTCGAGGGCAAGCCACCAATCACAGTGAAGTTTGAGATTCCTTACTTCACAGTGTCAGGCATTCAG GTGCGATACTTGAAGATTATTGAGAAGAGCGGATATCATGCATTACCGTGGGTGCGTTATATTACTCAGAGTGGAG ATTATCAACTGAGGACCAACTGA